In Pedobacter sp. SL55, the following proteins share a genomic window:
- a CDS encoding bifunctional folylpolyglutamate synthase/dihydrofolate synthase, translating into MNYSQTVDYLYSRLPMFTRVGAAAFKKDLDNTITLCNALDNPQNKYKTIHIGGTNGKGSTSHMLAAILQKAGYKTGLYTSPHLKDFRERIRVNGKMVSKGFVTNFVKTQKLLIEQIEPSFFEVTVGMAFSYFEQEKVDVAVIEVGLGGRLDSTNIISPDLSVITNISLDHTNMLGNTFGEIAFEKAGIIKPNILAVIGERHPETDPVFIKKAKEQNAPLIFAEDTLKVTNISKQSTTLKLDVVQQNQALLKALHLDLTGTYQLKNIVTVIEAVQELRKIGYHIADEAIYQALKNVKKLTGLQGRWQTLAKNPLVICDTGHNKAGISEVVQNIDQTPHENLHLVIGMVKDKDISAVLALLPKNATYYFCQPQLERALPVNELAEQATNYQLKGKKFNTVAEALAAAKTNANAKDLIFVGGSTFVVAEII; encoded by the coding sequence ATGAATTACAGCCAAACGGTAGATTATCTTTACAGTCGCTTGCCTATGTTTACAAGAGTTGGCGCAGCGGCATTTAAAAAAGATTTAGACAATACAATAACACTTTGTAATGCCCTAGATAATCCGCAGAACAAATATAAAACCATACATATTGGGGGCACCAACGGTAAAGGTTCTACCTCGCACATGTTGGCTGCCATTTTACAAAAAGCAGGTTATAAAACAGGCTTGTACACTTCGCCACATCTTAAAGATTTTAGAGAACGTATTCGTGTAAACGGCAAAATGGTATCCAAAGGCTTTGTAACCAACTTTGTAAAAACGCAAAAATTGCTCATTGAGCAAATAGAGCCCTCTTTTTTTGAAGTTACCGTTGGCATGGCTTTCTCCTATTTTGAGCAAGAAAAAGTAGACGTTGCTGTAATTGAGGTTGGTTTGGGCGGCAGATTAGATTCTACCAATATCATTAGTCCAGATCTTTCGGTTATTACCAACATCAGCTTAGATCACACCAATATGCTAGGCAATACTTTTGGAGAAATTGCTTTCGAGAAAGCAGGAATTATCAAACCGAACATACTTGCAGTAATTGGCGAACGCCATCCCGAAACCGATCCAGTCTTTATCAAAAAAGCGAAAGAACAAAATGCACCCTTAATTTTTGCAGAAGATACTTTGAAAGTAACCAACATCTCAAAGCAATCAACTACGCTAAAATTAGACGTTGTTCAACAAAATCAAGCCTTATTAAAGGCACTACACCTAGATTTAACCGGAACTTATCAGCTTAAGAATATAGTTACCGTAATAGAGGCTGTACAGGAGTTACGTAAAATAGGCTATCACATTGCAGACGAAGCCATTTACCAGGCATTAAAAAACGTAAAAAAACTGACTGGTTTACAAGGCAGATGGCAAACATTGGCTAAAAATCCGTTGGTAATTTGCGATACGGGACACAATAAAGCCGGTATTAGCGAAGTGGTTCAAAACATCGACCAAACTCCACACGAAAACTTACACTTGGTAATTGGCATGGTAAAAGACAAAGACATTAGTGCGGTTTTGGCATTGCTTCCAAAAAATGCTACCTACTATTTTTGCCAGCCACAGTTAGAACGAGCTTTGCCAGTAAACGAATTAGCAGAACAAGCCACTAATTATCAACTTAAAGGGAAAAAATTTAATACCGTAGCCGAGGCATTAGCGGCAGCAAAAACTAATGCCAATGCTAAAGATCTCATTTTTGTGGGTGGTAGTACCTTTGTAGTGGCCGAAATTATATAG
- the pafA gene encoding alkaline phosphatase PafA has product MNIKLLCLSLLVLLTFNVNAQKAKKNTVTATTYPQTVARPKLVVGMVVDQMRWDYLYRFYSRYGQGGFKRLLHEGFSAENTLIPYTPTLTACGHSSIYTGSVPAINGIIGNNWFDPQLGRDVYCVEDKSVKTVGSTSKAGLMSPKNLLVTTVTDELRMATNFRSKVISVSLKDRGAILPGGHTSNGSYWYDGATGNFITSTHYMEQLPTWVNDFNAKKLPNKYFAEDWNTLYPIATYTESTADDKPYERLFKDEKAATFPHLFKQYANKNYSLMTSMPQGNTFTLEFAKTALNAEKLGQTGNTDFLAVSLSSTDYVGHQFGPNSIELEDTYLRLDKDLEDFFNYLDKTIGKGNYLFFLTADHGVTHVPGFSKEHKLPAGGLAPKKYKTELDSLILKEFKVKDAIFTLINNQLIFDTDAIKAANADYSKIKEFSIEYLVKQEGVLNAVDVKNLGNVSLPQDLKMKIMNGYNARRSGEVYIILDAGWYPTLSPGTGHAAWNPYDSHIPNVFMGWGVKPGKTNKEYYMTDIAPTVSALLHIQQPSGAIGKVITELMK; this is encoded by the coding sequence ATGAATATTAAACTTTTATGCCTCTCTCTGTTAGTTTTACTTACGTTTAATGTAAATGCCCAAAAAGCAAAAAAGAATACAGTTACTGCAACAACCTATCCGCAAACTGTTGCCCGCCCAAAATTGGTAGTGGGTATGGTGGTAGATCAAATGCGTTGGGATTACCTGTATCGCTTTTATAGCCGCTACGGACAAGGAGGTTTCAAACGTTTACTGCACGAAGGTTTTTCTGCCGAAAATACATTAATTCCGTACACACCTACCCTAACTGCTTGTGGCCACTCTTCAATTTATACGGGTTCGGTGCCGGCCATTAATGGCATTATTGGTAACAATTGGTTCGATCCGCAATTGGGCAGAGATGTTTACTGCGTAGAAGATAAGAGCGTAAAGACTGTTGGTAGCACTAGCAAAGCTGGCTTAATGTCGCCTAAAAATTTACTAGTTACCACCGTAACCGATGAGCTACGCATGGCCACCAACTTTAGAAGTAAGGTAATTAGTGTTTCGCTTAAAGATAGGGGTGCAATTTTGCCCGGCGGCCATACCTCCAATGGTTCGTATTGGTACGATGGCGCTACTGGAAACTTTATTACCAGTACACATTATATGGAGCAATTACCTACTTGGGTAAATGATTTTAATGCTAAAAAACTACCCAACAAATATTTTGCGGAAGATTGGAATACTTTATACCCAATAGCCACTTATACAGAAAGCACAGCTGATGATAAACCTTACGAACGTTTATTTAAAGACGAAAAAGCAGCAACTTTTCCGCATTTGTTTAAGCAATACGCAAATAAAAACTATTCGTTAATGACCAGCATGCCTCAAGGTAATACTTTTACCCTAGAGTTTGCTAAAACTGCACTTAATGCCGAAAAGCTAGGCCAAACGGGTAATACAGATTTCTTAGCTGTTAGTTTATCGTCTACAGATTATGTGGGGCACCAATTTGGGCCAAATTCTATAGAACTAGAAGATACTTATTTGCGTTTAGATAAAGATTTAGAAGACTTCTTCAATTACCTTGATAAAACCATAGGCAAAGGCAATTACCTGTTTTTCTTAACTGCCGATCATGGCGTTACCCACGTACCAGGCTTTTCTAAAGAGCATAAATTACCGGCTGGTGGTTTAGCGCCTAAAAAATATAAAACAGAACTAGACAGCTTAATTTTAAAAGAATTTAAAGTAAAAGATGCCATTTTTACCTTAATAAACAATCAACTGATTTTTGATACTGATGCCATTAAAGCTGCAAATGCAGATTACAGCAAAATCAAAGAGTTTAGTATCGAATATTTAGTAAAACAGGAAGGTGTATTAAATGCAGTAGATGTAAAAAACCTAGGCAATGTAAGTTTACCACAAGATTTAAAAATGAAAATCATGAATGGTTACAACGCTCGCCGTAGCGGAGAGGTGTATATCATTTTAGATGCCGGTTGGTATCCAACTTTAAGTCCGGGAACTGGCCACGCAGCATGGAACCCTTATGATAGCCATATCCCTAACGTATTTATGGGCTGGGGCGTTAAACCGGGCAAAACCAATAAAGAATATTACATGACTGATATTGCCCCTACCGTATCGGCACTTTTACACATCCAACAACCAAGTGGCGCCATAGGCAAGGTAATTACCGAACTAATGAAGTAA